The following coding sequences lie in one Flagellimonas eckloniae genomic window:
- a CDS encoding nuclear transport factor 2 family protein — METKTFNPILAILIAVFLTTTYSVQSQKGQIETNNKTLTIDEEKIVQNLLEAFNLGTENVLELFHEDAIIEYPYAHSLGTPSKLDKTQYGNYLKGALANMPDIVFSQVKSYPSQNHVVWAEFHGEVVIPSTNQLYKQDYVARILLKNGKIIHYKEYWNPLAVSAMGDHKEVNKMFNDKSKK, encoded by the coding sequence ATGGAAACAAAAACATTCAACCCGATACTGGCAATATTAATTGCAGTATTTCTGACAACAACGTATTCGGTCCAGTCCCAAAAAGGACAAATCGAAACGAATAACAAGACCTTGACTATAGATGAAGAAAAAATAGTTCAGAATCTATTGGAAGCCTTCAATCTGGGTACTGAAAACGTACTTGAGCTTTTTCATGAAGACGCCATTATTGAATATCCTTATGCCCATTCGTTGGGTACGCCATCTAAACTGGATAAAACGCAGTACGGTAATTATTTGAAAGGTGCTCTTGCAAATATGCCGGATATCGTCTTCTCACAGGTGAAGAGCTATCCATCACAAAACCATGTCGTATGGGCGGAATTCCATGGGGAAGTGGTTATCCCATCGACGAATCAATTATACAAGCAAGACTATGTCGCTCGTATACTACTCAAGAATGGAAAAATCATCCATTATAAAGAGTATTGGAACCCTCTGGCGGTATCCGCTATGGGAGACCATAAAGAGGTCAATAAAATGTTTAACGATAAATCAAAAAAGTAA
- a CDS encoding NAD(P)/FAD-dependent oxidoreductase — MNHTKTFEVIIIGGSYAGLSAAMALGRSLRSVLIIDSSLPCNRQTPHSHNFITHDGKAPRVISEQAKNQVLKYNTVKMVNDLAVHGKKVENGFEITTESGQKFRANKLIFATGVKDIMPDIKGFSDCWGISVIHCPYCHGYEFKGQKTGIMANGNTAFHVTSLVNNLTNDISILTSGKSDFTIEQYEKLNQHNIPIIEKEIVEMEHKNGHIKNVLFKDGGKTGFKAVYAHIPFKQHSEIPVSLGCELTDQGILKVDMSQKTNIPGIFACGDSASPLRSVSYAVATGTIAGAMANMELTQDRF; from the coding sequence ATGAATCACACTAAAACCTTTGAAGTAATCATCATCGGTGGTAGCTACGCCGGACTTTCTGCTGCTATGGCGCTGGGTCGATCTTTGCGAAGTGTTTTGATCATCGACAGCAGTCTACCTTGCAACAGGCAAACACCCCATTCGCACAATTTTATTACACATGACGGCAAAGCACCTCGTGTCATTTCCGAACAGGCAAAAAATCAAGTTTTGAAGTATAACACCGTAAAGATGGTGAACGACTTGGCCGTGCACGGAAAAAAAGTTGAAAATGGTTTTGAAATAACCACGGAATCCGGACAAAAGTTTCGTGCCAATAAGCTGATTTTTGCCACGGGCGTAAAAGATATAATGCCCGATATAAAAGGTTTTTCGGATTGTTGGGGGATTTCCGTTATTCATTGTCCGTACTGTCATGGTTACGAGTTCAAAGGACAAAAAACAGGAATCATGGCCAATGGGAATACTGCATTTCACGTCACATCATTAGTTAACAATCTAACAAATGATATTTCAATCTTGACCTCTGGAAAAAGTGATTTTACCATTGAGCAATACGAAAAGTTAAACCAACATAATATTCCAATTATCGAAAAGGAAATTGTTGAGATGGAACATAAAAATGGGCATATTAAAAACGTGCTATTTAAAGATGGAGGCAAAACCGGCTTCAAAGCAGTATATGCCCATATTCCTTTCAAACAGCATTCTGAAATTCCTGTTTCTTTAGGATGTGAACTGACCGACCAAGGAATTCTCAAGGTAGATATGTCCCAAAAAACCAATATCCCTGGTATTTTTGCTTGTGGAGATAGTGCGAGTCCTTTGCGTTCCGTGTCATATGCGGTAGCTACCGGAACCATTGCAGGCGCGATGGCAAATATGGAATTAACCCAGGATAGATTTTAA
- a CDS encoding winged helix-turn-helix transcriptional regulator, with amino-acid sequence MEAEKKIKKISYLESLSARTVFDENCIIQVSFALIADKWTLLILTTLMQGTKRNSDLQKQVIGISPKMLSQTLKTLLKYGMISRKVYPEVPPRVEYTLTEFGKSLVEPLSSFYDWSVDWEDRLRTIYKKTKGKK; translated from the coding sequence ATGGAAGCTGAAAAAAAAATAAAAAAAATTTCGTATTTGGAATCTTTGAGTGCCAGAACCGTTTTTGATGAGAACTGTATCATACAAGTATCCTTTGCTTTGATAGCGGATAAATGGACTTTATTGATTTTAACTACACTGATGCAAGGGACAAAACGAAATAGCGATTTACAAAAACAGGTCATTGGTATTTCACCCAAAATGTTGTCACAGACACTAAAAACCTTATTGAAATATGGAATGATCTCACGAAAGGTATATCCCGAAGTGCCGCCACGAGTAGAATATACCTTAACCGAGTTTGGAAAAAGTCTTGTGGAGCCATTGTCCAGTTTTTACGATTGGTCGGTGGATTGGGAGGATAGACTTCGTACCATTTACAAGAAAACCAAAGGGAAAAAATGA
- a CDS encoding alpha/beta hydrolase — translation MKKVMITAAMALTSLLNAQIETTLSGNYGVEKETREFLKAVHSNDGPQIYELSIEEARNVLIGAQTGDYEKFPVDVTEKEIAQDGISVTLRIVKPKNSSEELPVLMYFHGGGWILGNDFTHDRLVRELAVGGNVAVVFVNYTPTPEAVYPQGNEEAYAATKWIKEHGQSLGINTDKIGVAGDSVGGNMAIAVTLMSKARKGPKIDFQVLFYPVTDDNYNTTSYQQFANGHFLTLNAMIWFWDAYAPDKSVRSQITATPLNATLEELKGLPEALVITAENDVLRDEGEAYAKKLNAAGVKVTATRYVGTIHDFVMLNPITNTPAPRAAIKQATQAIKAKLH, via the coding sequence ATGAAAAAAGTAATGATTACAGCAGCAATGGCACTAACATCTTTGTTAAATGCACAAATTGAAACCACTTTAAGTGGTAATTATGGAGTTGAAAAAGAAACCAGAGAGTTTCTTAAAGCGGTCCATAGCAATGATGGTCCACAGATTTATGAGTTATCTATTGAAGAAGCCCGTAATGTTTTGATAGGAGCCCAAACAGGAGATTATGAAAAATTCCCTGTAGATGTTACTGAAAAAGAAATCGCCCAAGATGGTATTTCAGTTACTCTTAGAATTGTAAAACCCAAAAACAGTAGTGAAGAACTGCCGGTTCTGATGTATTTCCACGGAGGTGGCTGGATTTTGGGGAATGATTTTACACATGACCGTTTAGTAAGGGAATTGGCCGTTGGTGGAAATGTAGCGGTGGTTTTTGTAAACTATACACCAACGCCAGAAGCGGTATACCCCCAAGGAAATGAAGAAGCTTATGCCGCGACTAAATGGATAAAAGAACATGGACAATCCTTAGGAATAAATACCGATAAAATTGGGGTGGCAGGAGATAGCGTTGGAGGTAATATGGCCATTGCCGTTACTCTAATGTCCAAAGCGCGAAAAGGACCTAAAATTGATTTTCAAGTGTTGTTTTATCCCGTTACGGATGACAATTATAATACCACCTCTTACCAACAATTTGCAAACGGCCATTTCTTGACCTTAAACGCAATGATTTGGTTTTGGGATGCCTACGCCCCCGACAAAAGTGTCAGAAGTCAGATTACGGCGACGCCTCTAAATGCGACCTTGGAAGAACTGAAAGGATTACCTGAAGCATTGGTCATTACAGCGGAAAATGATGTGTTGCGGGATGAGGGAGAAGCCTATGCAAAAAAATTGAATGCTGCCGGTGTAAAAGTAACGGCGACGAGATATGTAGGCACCATACATGATTTTGTCATGTTAAACCCCATTACCAATACACCTGCTCCGAGAGCAGCAATAAAACAGGCTACACAGGCCATTAAAGCAAAATTGCACTAA
- a CDS encoding tRNA-binding protein has translation MLGNNVIQWDDFTKVEMRIGTVISCEVFESARNPAYKMNIDFGEFGIRKTSAQITKLYRPENIIGKQVIAVLNFPPKQIAKMMSECLVLGGVGDNNEVTLIQPERATKNGTRIG, from the coding sequence ATGTTAGGAAATAATGTAATTCAGTGGGATGATTTTACCAAAGTTGAAATGAGAATCGGTACCGTAATTTCTTGTGAAGTTTTTGAAAGCGCGAGAAACCCAGCGTATAAAATGAACATCGATTTTGGAGAATTTGGAATTCGTAAAACTTCGGCCCAGATAACTAAACTATATCGACCCGAAAATATCATCGGAAAACAAGTTATTGCGGTACTAAATTTTCCACCGAAGCAAATAGCCAAGATGATGAGTGAATGCCTGGTCTTGGGAGGCGTTGGAGATAATAATGAAGTAACCTTGATTCAGCCTGAAAGGGCCACCAAAAACGGAACCCGCATCGGATAG
- a CDS encoding OsmC family protein has translation MKFNRRASVNWKGTGMEGSGTVNTQSTVLNETQLSFKTRFEEGIGTNPEELIGAAHAGCFTMQLSFLISEAGYVPTNLDTQAKVFFEDGSIPKIELDLTGEVPGISDEEFKRLAEKSKEVCPVSKLLNANIVLSVTLK, from the coding sequence ATGAAATTTAATAGAAGAGCAAGCGTCAATTGGAAAGGAACCGGAATGGAAGGTTCGGGAACCGTAAACACGCAAAGTACCGTTCTAAACGAAACCCAACTTTCATTTAAGACCCGATTTGAAGAAGGTATCGGGACAAACCCCGAAGAATTGATAGGAGCGGCACACGCAGGTTGTTTCACGATGCAACTGAGTTTTTTGATCAGCGAGGCAGGTTACGTTCCAACCAATTTGGACACCCAAGCAAAAGTATTCTTTGAAGACGGTTCTATCCCAAAAATTGAGTTGGATTTAACTGGGGAGGTACCTGGTATTTCTGATGAAGAATTTAAAAGATTGGCGGAAAAATCCAAAGAAGTCTGCCCGGTTTCAAAGTTGTTAAATGCAAACATCGTCCTGAGTGTTACATTGAAGTAA
- a CDS encoding hydrogen peroxide-inducible genes activator, which yields MTLQQLKYIVALDEERHFGRAAEACVVSQPGLTIQLKKLEEEIGIQLFDRTKVPLKPTAMGEEIIVKARKLLKDADHIREFIIEKKNLLQGTIKLGVVITLSPYLIPLAIDNIKKSMPKVNFIIEETSTVGLMESLENGSIDIALMATPTGNNNLKEFSIFNEQFVAYLNPSHSSSNEEFYTYQKKDYSELLLLKEEFCYNAQLLNICDIKEGKKKMEQFNFDVTSIETLKNLVRADLGYAIIPELSILHEKNKHLIKPFKNPRPVREISLVVSQSFSKTLILEKLKDAIWNSIPESCREISNYKKISWDDSPYFRQATSK from the coding sequence ATGACCTTGCAGCAATTAAAATATATTGTAGCCCTGGATGAGGAGCGCCACTTTGGAAGAGCTGCCGAAGCATGCGTTGTATCACAACCAGGTCTTACCATTCAATTGAAAAAACTGGAAGAGGAAATAGGAATACAACTATTCGACAGAACAAAAGTTCCTTTAAAGCCCACAGCAATGGGTGAGGAAATCATTGTTAAAGCAAGAAAGCTTTTGAAGGATGCTGATCACATCCGCGAATTCATCATCGAAAAAAAGAACCTTTTACAGGGAACGATAAAATTGGGGGTTGTCATAACCCTATCCCCTTATCTAATTCCCTTGGCAATAGACAACATCAAAAAATCCATGCCCAAGGTAAACTTCATTATTGAAGAAACCTCTACCGTCGGACTTATGGAATCTTTGGAAAATGGGAGCATCGATATCGCATTAATGGCTACCCCTACTGGGAATAATAACCTAAAGGAATTCTCGATTTTTAACGAGCAATTTGTTGCTTATTTGAATCCTAGCCATTCTTCATCAAATGAAGAATTTTATACGTATCAAAAAAAAGATTATTCGGAACTACTGTTATTAAAGGAAGAGTTTTGCTACAATGCACAACTATTGAATATTTGCGATATTAAGGAAGGGAAGAAAAAGATGGAACAGTTTAATTTTGATGTTACCTCGATTGAAACATTAAAAAATTTGGTTCGTGCAGATTTGGGTTATGCTATCATACCTGAATTATCAATTTTACATGAAAAGAACAAACATCTTATTAAACCTTTCAAAAACCCAAGACCGGTCAGGGAAATTAGCTTGGTAGTTTCCCAAAGTTTTTCAAAGACCCTCATACTTGAGAAATTAAAAGATGCCATTTGGAATTCCATTCCAGAAAGTTGTAGGGAAATAAGCAACTACAAAAAAATTAGTTGGGACGATTCCCCATACTTTAGGCAGGCAACCAGTAAATGA
- a CDS encoding RidA family protein, whose product MEKRVINPWKWQDDRSYVQAVEVTKPEGTLYVSGQTAIDAEGRSSTADMKTQLILALENLEQVISEAGYESKNIVRLNVYTTSTAELWSHFNIFQDWIKKHGIKQTSTVLEVKSLFETLKVELEVTVVK is encoded by the coding sequence ATGGAAAAAAGAGTAATTAATCCTTGGAAATGGCAGGATGATAGAAGTTACGTACAAGCCGTAGAAGTAACAAAACCTGAAGGAACGCTATACGTTTCTGGACAAACGGCAATCGATGCCGAGGGAAGATCAAGCACAGCCGATATGAAAACACAATTGATTCTGGCGCTTGAAAATTTAGAACAAGTCATCAGCGAAGCTGGCTACGAAAGTAAGAACATCGTACGACTTAATGTCTATACTACTTCTACTGCAGAACTTTGGTCCCATTTTAATATATTCCAAGATTGGATAAAAAAACATGGAATAAAACAGACGAGTACCGTACTTGAAGTAAAAAGTTTGTTTGAAACCTTAAAAGTCGAATTGGAGGTTACCGTGGTAAAGTAG
- a CDS encoding helix-turn-helix domain-containing protein → MAKKKPYRIKTVSEFHKFRGLPAPKHPLISVIDYASIKHSDESNSMSWVLDFYAISLKKSSHTNFGYGYQQCDFDEGSLFFMAPNQVFRVEVDKNHTPVNSGWILLIHPDFIWGTALAKTIKRYDFFGYAVNEALFLGPKEESIINGIIQNIQQEYQANIDKFSKQIISTHIENLLSYSERFYNRQFITREKVNHQILERLEMLLTDYFNSDDLVIKGLPSVQYVSEKLNVSQSYLGSLLRVLTGQNTQQHIHEKLIEKAREKLSTTNFTISEIAYELGFEHSQSFSKFFKAKTKRTPMEFRQSFN, encoded by the coding sequence ATGGCGAAGAAAAAACCATATAGAATTAAAACAGTTAGTGAGTTTCATAAATTCAGAGGGCTGCCAGCTCCCAAGCATCCTTTGATCAGTGTAATAGATTACGCTTCGATAAAGCATTCAGATGAAAGCAACTCCATGAGCTGGGTACTTGATTTTTATGCTATTTCTTTAAAAAAATCTTCCCATACCAATTTTGGATATGGATATCAGCAGTGCGATTTTGATGAAGGCTCACTATTTTTTATGGCACCAAACCAGGTATTTCGCGTGGAGGTTGACAAAAACCATACCCCGGTGAACTCAGGATGGATTCTTCTTATTCATCCTGATTTTATTTGGGGCACAGCTTTGGCAAAAACAATCAAGCGGTACGATTTTTTTGGTTATGCCGTAAACGAAGCGCTGTTTCTGGGCCCCAAGGAAGAATCAATAATAAATGGTATTATTCAAAACATTCAGCAAGAGTATCAAGCAAACATTGATAAATTCAGCAAACAAATCATTAGCACGCATATTGAAAATTTGCTCAGCTATTCTGAACGCTTTTATAATCGTCAATTCATAACAAGGGAAAAGGTCAATCATCAAATTTTAGAACGTTTGGAGATGCTATTGACAGATTACTTTAACAGTGATGATTTGGTAATAAAAGGCTTGCCATCCGTTCAATATGTTTCCGAGAAATTGAATGTTTCACAAAGTTACTTAGGAAGCCTACTTAGAGTGCTGACGGGACAAAATACACAACAGCACATTCATGAAAAACTTATTGAAAAAGCCAGAGAAAAATTATCTACCACGAACTTTACAATTAGTGAAATTGCATACGAATTAGGTTTTGAACATTCACAATCCTTCAGTAAGTTCTTTAAAGCAAAGACCAAACGCACCCCAATGGAATTTAGGCAATCGTTCAATTGA
- a CDS encoding glycoside hydrolase family 97 protein, with the protein MELKNKFFLILIVVMLLQGCNQKESTFQINSPNDKIAVVIHNLEGKITYSLLSMGDTLVKPSEFSIFPDKSAKIMAVQNRSENSKWKPTWGQFSEFNDNYNELMLDVEYNQVKTKLYVRLYDQGVGLRYEIEDYKEEDQATFLCQYQLNSGQVIYSANREHEPLGPLELDEYKKAVMPNAKEAHNTVGEKLKIYIPIIVEQPNTPYLSLLESDLFSAKGFESMKIGYDEERGSLVSSHKTELEGGKLITPWRVILVNDKVGDLVVNPVTMNLAAPLALEDDSWVKPGITLWDWRVHGYTADDGFQYGITTESYKRFIDFQKEMGIGYFLIDDFWYKHVSKGHFELSDHLNLQEVIDYANDMGTDLLLYYDNRHGSYGNDELFPYYESLGMKGMKYGFMGDNAKFTRMAVQKGAESHLLMDFHDGPVPMTGIERTYPNAVSKEYCHAQQDRRAAFTPEAFVKMALINAIQGPLDMNNGAFDLTGINRGEREKGPREQGSYISTVTSEAARTLIIYAGLVCITDAPEAYMEKADLFEFIQKLPIGKWDESRVLNAKMGEYITTARSHNGEWFVGSVHDQKGGVLNIPLDFLKDGVTYDVTYYEDTDETHCVTNPEAYQVRTGTAKKGDIVKAKIAPGGGHCMWIRPSTNK; encoded by the coding sequence ATGGAACTAAAAAATAAATTCTTTTTAATCTTGATTGTAGTCATGCTACTTCAGGGCTGCAATCAAAAAGAAAGCACCTTTCAAATCAATTCACCAAATGATAAAATAGCCGTGGTTATACATAATTTGGAAGGGAAGATTACATATTCTTTATTGTCAATGGGGGATACTCTAGTCAAACCTTCAGAGTTTTCCATTTTTCCTGATAAGTCAGCCAAAATCATGGCAGTCCAAAATAGGTCTGAAAACAGCAAATGGAAACCTACATGGGGGCAGTTCAGTGAATTTAATGATAACTATAACGAGTTGATGCTGGATGTAGAATACAATCAAGTCAAAACGAAACTCTATGTCCGTTTGTACGATCAAGGAGTTGGCCTTCGATATGAAATAGAAGACTATAAGGAAGAAGATCAGGCTACATTTTTATGCCAGTACCAATTGAATAGTGGTCAGGTTATCTATTCCGCAAACAGGGAGCATGAGCCTTTAGGCCCATTGGAATTGGATGAATATAAAAAAGCAGTGATGCCCAATGCTAAAGAAGCACATAATACAGTAGGCGAAAAACTGAAAATTTACATTCCTATTATAGTGGAACAGCCCAATACGCCATACCTATCCCTTTTGGAATCAGATCTGTTTTCCGCAAAAGGGTTTGAGTCAATGAAAATCGGTTATGATGAAGAAAGAGGTTCGTTGGTTTCTTCGCATAAGACAGAATTGGAAGGTGGCAAACTGATTACTCCATGGCGGGTGATTTTGGTCAATGACAAAGTCGGGGACCTGGTGGTCAACCCGGTTACTATGAATCTTGCTGCACCATTGGCTTTGGAAGACGATTCCTGGGTCAAACCCGGAATAACGCTTTGGGACTGGCGGGTGCACGGCTATACCGCAGATGATGGATTTCAGTACGGAATTACTACGGAGAGCTACAAACGCTTCATTGATTTTCAAAAGGAGATGGGCATAGGGTACTTCTTAATTGATGACTTCTGGTACAAACATGTATCAAAAGGTCATTTTGAGCTTTCTGATCATTTGAACTTGCAAGAAGTCATAGACTATGCCAATGACATGGGTACAGATCTTTTGCTTTATTATGACAATAGGCATGGTTCGTATGGTAATGACGAGCTTTTTCCATACTACGAATCACTGGGAATGAAGGGAATGAAGTATGGATTTATGGGTGACAATGCCAAGTTCACCAGGATGGCTGTCCAAAAAGGCGCAGAAAGTCATTTACTTATGGATTTTCATGATGGCCCAGTACCGATGACAGGAATTGAAAGGACATATCCCAATGCGGTTTCCAAAGAGTATTGCCATGCACAGCAAGATAGGCGTGCAGCATTCACGCCGGAAGCCTTTGTAAAAATGGCCCTGATCAATGCAATACAGGGTCCGTTGGATATGAATAATGGAGCCTTTGACCTAACCGGAATTAATAGGGGTGAACGGGAAAAAGGACCAAGAGAACAGGGCTCCTACATATCCACAGTAACATCAGAAGCCGCCAGAACCTTGATCATTTATGCCGGTCTTGTATGTATTACGGATGCACCGGAAGCTTATATGGAAAAAGCCGACTTGTTCGAGTTTATCCAAAAATTACCCATTGGAAAATGGGATGAAAGCCGTGTTCTAAATGCTAAAATGGGAGAATATATTACAACGGCCAGAAGTCATAATGGCGAGTGGTTTGTAGGCTCCGTACATGACCAAAAAGGTGGTGTCCTAAACATACCTCTTGACTTTCTTAAAGATGGAGTGACATACGATGTCACCTATTATGAAGATACGGATGAAACACATTGTGTTACCAATCCAGAAGCATATCAGGTAAGGACAGGGACAGCTAAAAAGGGCGATATTGTAAAAGCCAAAATAGCTCCGGGTGGAGGTCATTGTATGTGGATTAGGCCTTCAACAAATAAGTAA
- a CDS encoding Crp/Fnr family transcriptional regulator, whose protein sequence is MQEKLRSHIEEIVPLTDDEFLFILSHFSEEDYKKNDFLIQQGESVTHCYFVNSGLLKLVYDDDDGKQHIVSFAMENWWESDFAAYFTQTKAKLALQCIEDTSVFSLSLKNYEKLSTQLPKMQRFFLKKSNSGHIASQNRILSFLTSSAKERYEQLLQQYPSLFQRVPKTLLASFLGVSRETLSRLSS, encoded by the coding sequence ATGCAAGAAAAACTAAGGAGCCATATTGAAGAAATAGTACCGTTAACCGATGATGAGTTTTTGTTCATTCTATCTCATTTCTCTGAGGAGGATTATAAAAAGAATGATTTCCTCATTCAACAAGGAGAATCCGTAACGCATTGTTATTTTGTCAATTCAGGGCTTTTAAAATTAGTGTATGATGATGATGATGGAAAACAACACATTGTCTCGTTTGCAATGGAAAACTGGTGGGAAAGTGATTTTGCAGCTTACTTTACCCAAACTAAGGCTAAATTAGCATTGCAGTGTATCGAAGATACCTCGGTATTTTCCCTAAGCCTCAAAAACTACGAAAAGCTATCAACGCAATTGCCCAAAATGCAGCGTTTCTTTCTCAAAAAATCCAACTCGGGCCACATTGCCTCACAAAATAGAATTTTATCTTTTCTAACATCAAGTGCTAAGGAACGGTACGAGCAACTGCTCCAACAATATCCATCATTATTTCAACGAGTTCCCAAAACACTCCTGGCTTCTTTTTTAGGCGTTTCACGCGAGACGCTCAGTAGACTTTCTTCCTAA
- a CDS encoding Fur family transcriptional regulator: MERRNTPTKEAVLEVLTKAKRAMSRDAIEQKITTDINRATIYRVLNRFCEDGILHRIVAEDGKQYFAVCMDCEDKALAGHHFHFKCTQCDTIECLPVVVNFNAPNGYEVKGVNCVISGICKECSNFT; the protein is encoded by the coding sequence ATGGAAAGAAGAAATACCCCGACCAAGGAAGCTGTATTGGAGGTTCTTACAAAAGCCAAGAGGGCCATGAGCAGGGATGCTATTGAACAAAAAATCACCACGGATATCAATCGGGCAACGATTTATCGTGTTTTAAACCGGTTTTGTGAAGATGGCATTTTGCATAGAATAGTTGCGGAAGACGGAAAACAATATTTTGCCGTTTGTATGGATTGTGAGGACAAAGCTTTGGCTGGACATCATTTTCACTTTAAGTGTACGCAATGTGACACCATTGAATGCCTACCGGTGGTGGTAAATTTCAATGCTCCCAATGGATATGAAGTAAAGGGAGTAAATTGTGTTATTTCGGGTATTTGTAAGGAGTGTTCAAATTTCACTTAG
- a CDS encoding NAD(P)H-binding protein, with protein MKIAIGAAAGNVGSRIAKKVASAGHSVILLGNKLDALKNLNIPNSSSHEVDMSNMEQVVAHTKGADALFWLVPPALGVTSLKAWYNDIIAAGVAAIKENNIPRVVAISSLGAGASDNLGTVTYVGTMERAFKEVASNVVFLRPGYFMENFLLQKNDILEKGYFSFPYATDHDIPFISADDIGDIATEYLIDKHWAGQWTRNIMGPRNINLKEAADIFSEELQQEVVYKQVTYGDIKNQFADFGANDIVQKELVDLYRALGDPNGAYATPRTHDAHTPTTLADVIRNKFISK; from the coding sequence ATGAAAATAGCAATCGGGGCTGCAGCAGGTAATGTAGGCAGCCGAATCGCAAAAAAAGTAGCATCAGCAGGTCATTCTGTTATATTATTAGGAAACAAGCTGGATGCTTTAAAAAATTTGAACATCCCAAATTCATCTTCGCACGAAGTGGATATGAGTAACATGGAACAGGTAGTTGCACACACAAAAGGGGCAGATGCGCTATTCTGGCTTGTACCTCCAGCACTTGGGGTTACAAGTTTAAAAGCGTGGTATAATGACATTATCGCTGCTGGGGTAGCTGCCATTAAAGAGAACAATATACCCCGTGTGGTTGCCATTTCTTCCCTCGGTGCCGGAGCTTCCGATAACCTGGGAACGGTGACTTATGTGGGCACTATGGAAAGAGCTTTCAAAGAGGTGGCATCCAATGTGGTTTTCTTAAGACCTGGCTATTTTATGGAAAACTTCTTATTACAAAAGAATGACATCCTTGAAAAAGGTTATTTCTCCTTTCCTTATGCTACGGATCATGATATTCCTTTCATCAGTGCTGATGATATTGGGGATATAGCTACGGAATACCTTATAGACAAGCATTGGGCAGGGCAATGGACCAGAAATATTATGGGACCGCGCAACATTAACCTAAAGGAAGCGGCGGATATTTTCTCGGAAGAATTACAGCAAGAGGTTGTATACAAGCAAGTGACCTATGGTGATATAAAAAATCAATTCGCCGATTTTGGTGCCAATGATATCGTACAGAAAGAATTGGTCGACCTCTATAGAGCTTTGGGAGATCCCAATGGTGCCTATGCGACACCTCGAACCCATGACGCGCATACACCAACAACCCTTGCGGACGTAATCCGGAATAAGTTTATTTCAAAATAG